In Diadema setosum chromosome 19, eeDiaSeto1, whole genome shotgun sequence, a genomic segment contains:
- the LOC140242895 gene encoding uncharacterized protein, which yields MFADDTKIAHPVGTEEDIENMQKDIDNLHSWAGRWQMRYNADKCGVMHVGYHNPHHTYHMGNDTLRVTPEEKDLGVLIHQSLKVSTQCAAAAKKANRVLGMIKRSFQYRSREVILKLYKSLVRPHLDYCMQAWCPYLEKDKKTLEKVQARATKLIPNLKDLPYEIRLRRLNLTTLEVRRKRGDLIQAYRIITQLDNIDPNSIFQKTIYQGTRGHSQKLAKTRPRLDVRKHFYSQRVVDSWNKLPEDVIQSQTLLTFKMKLSKLGY from the coding sequence ATGTTTGCTGACGACACTAAGATAGCACACCCTGTAGGAACAGAAGAGGATATCGAGAACATGCAAAAAGACATCGACAATCTCCACTCATGGGCTGGAAGGTGGCAAATGAGGTATAATGCTGACAAGTGTGGAGTGATGCATGTGGGATACCACAACCCACACCACACCTACCACATGGGGAACGACACATTAAGAGTAACACCAGAGGAAAAAGACCTGGGAGTACTGATACACCAATCCCTCAAAGTCTCAACCCAGTGTGCAGCAGCCGCAAAGAAAGCAAACAGAGTCCTGGGAATGATCAAAAGAAGCTTTCAATACAGAAGTCGAGAAGTTATCCTAAAACTCTACAAATCACTTGTAAGACCACACTTGGATTACTGTATGCAGGCCTGGTGTCCATACCTagagaaagacaagaaaacacTGGAGAAAGTGCAGGCTAGGGCCACTAAACTCATCCCCAACCTAAAAGATCTACCTTATGAAATCAGACTCAGAAGACTCAACCTTACCACTCTGGAAGTCAGAAGGAAGAGGGGCGACCTCATTCAAGCGTACCGCATCATAACACAGTTAGACAACATTGACCCAAATTCCATCTTCCAGAAAACAATATATCAAGGTACCCGAGGGCATTCCCAGAAACTTGCAAAGACACGTCCTAGACTGGACGTAAGAAAACACTTCTACAGCCAACGAGTGGTAGACAGCTGGAATAAACTCCCAGAAGATGTCATCCAGTCACAGACACTCCTCAccttcaaaatgaaattgtctAAATTGGGTTATTAA